The Anaerolineales bacterium genome segment AATTCCCAGCCGGAGATAGTCCGTCATTCCCGCGCCGGCCCTCGGCGCGTTCTTCGCCGGGGGTGGGTTTAGCGGGAATCCAGGGTTCCCATGGCTGGATGCCCGCTACGAACACCCCCGCTTCCCCCGGCATAGAGCATGCCGAGGGCAGGCGCGAGGGCGGGCGCGGGCATGACGATCCGGAGATAACCTAATGCTGTTTTGAGACAAACCCAGGAATTTAACCAAGCCTCCCCCATTAGCCCCGCTAATGGGGGAGGTAGGGAGGGGGCTACGGCACGCCGTGGGCGCGCGGGAAATTCACCGCCCAGGTGACATGGTTGCTCTCGGCGGAGCCGCCGAGGGCGTCGGTCACTTCATACCAGGCTTCCCAGATTCCCTCTTTGCCGCAGCCGAAGTAGGTGTCGCCCGTCTCCGCTGCGAGCAGTTCGAACGTGCCGTCCAGCTCCACGTTCTGGCCGTAGGTGGCGACGTTGCCGTCGGGGTCTTCGATCCGGATCAACACCGTGTACGGGTCGCCGCCTCCGCCGAGGACTCTGCCGCGGATCGTCTGGGCCGGCAGTCCGAAATCCGGCGCATTAAGGAGAATCGCCGAGTATGCCACGGAAGCCACTCCCTGAAGCGGAACCGGAGTGGCCGTCTCCGTCGGGGTGGCCGCGACGGTTGGAGTGGGCGTCATCCCGATCCAGTGGGTGTAGGTGATGGCGCATCCGTTGCTGAAGCGCAGCGTCGCCGTATAGCCTCCGACCATGGTTCCGGGATTGCCGAAATTGGCCCTGAAGGTGGTCGCAGCAAAAGGATTGAGCGTGTTCGGGGTCGAGTCGACGGCGTTGAGGATGGGCGGATCATAGGTGTTCGGCGTGTAGAAGGCACTGCCGGCCCAAAGCAGGTTATTGATATATCGGTTCGGAGCATCGGGCCAATCATAATCCGCACTCGTGAGATAGAATGCGCTTGCGGTTGAATTATAGACGGTGTAATTTACATTGGGCCTGCTGTAACTGGAAGCGGTGATGATCGGACAATCCGAAGCCCGCGTCACCGTAATGGAGACGGTGCAATTATTGCGGAACCGTAGGGTGATGGTGAAGCTTCCATACAAGGGCCGGTTCAGCGGATCCGGCCCGAACCTCGCCAGAAATTCGCCGGTTTCTCCAGGCACGATTTGGTATGTGGCGTTGTTGGGCACATTGGCGCTGGTGGGCGGGGAGGAGTCGTTGCCGTTGTAAAACTGGTTCCCTTTCCAGCGGAACCAATCCACGTAATCGCCGCCGCTTCCCCCCAGCGCCGACGGCCAAGTGAGCGCCGCCGACCGCAGGCGAGTCGTGGAGGAAGTGTTGTTGTTGACGCCGACTACGACCTCCGATTCCGTCACGTAGGCGTACTGGACGTACATGCATTGGTACGGCGTCGGCGGGGTGTAGGTCGGGGTCGAACCCTGGGCTCGCGCCGGAAAGGCGACCCCCGGCGCCGCCAGGAAGGCGCACACCATCCCGAACAGCGCGGCGCCCGCCGGCACCCACAGCCCGGCCCCGCGGGGGTTTTCATTCTTCGAGCGGACCTTCGATTCTCCGTTCATCGCCGATCCGTCCTTCCGCCCGCTACGGGCACACCGCCGGCTGGGCGACCTCCGCCGCGCCGAACACGTGCAGCGTGATCGAATCCTGGCCGACGATCGAACTCATGAACGTGGCGACTTCGAACCGCAAATAGACCCCCACCGCCGGATAGACCGTGCTCCAATCGCCCGAGCCGCCCAGCCGGATGACCTCCGCCGGAGGCCAATTGACGGTTGTCCCGCCGTTGTAACTCGGCAGCACCCGGATTTCGTAATAATACTCTCCGGGGGCGAATCCGCGGACGCCCTCCATCTCCATGACCAGCATGTTTTCCGCGTCGGCGTACGCCAGCGAAGGATCCAATTCGACCCGCACCGGATCCATGCAGCCGACTCCGCCGGGGGTGGGCGTGATCAGCATCGGTGTCGTGGTCGGCTGGTAGATCGTCCATTTGGAAGAGGGCAAAGCCGGGTAATCGCCCGATACGCCGGCCATCGCCGCCAGCTGGGCCGCCCGGTTGCCCCACATCCGCGCCTCCTCGACGTGGTAGACGTCGACCATCGCCACCGCCGCGAAAAAGAACAGCAGGATGATGACCACGGCCAGGATCAGGATCTGCCCGCGGTACGCCCGGCGGCGTGCGAAGCGGGGGAAACGCCATTCCGGAAGCCGAGCCGGCCGGATCATCCTAATCCACCTCCTCCACCACCCCGCAATGCTCGACCCGGATGGTGATCGTGCCGAGCGGGATCAACGGCACCCAGGCATTGTAATCCACCCACCCCCGCACGCAGAATAAGTCGCCGTAAGTCAGCGCCGAAAATTCGGATTGGGTCAGCGGGATGCCCGCCGAATCCACAGCCCCGAAATTCACCGTGCCCAGTCCGGCTTCCCCGAAGACGTTGTGGGCGACGGTCGTGGAGACCACGTTCGCCGCGCGGCCCCAATCGTCGGGGTCGAGCGCCAACAGCCGAGCGGCGGTCGCCACGCCCGAATCCAGCGCCGCCTTGACCGTGACGGCCCGCGAGAGTTCGATGGCTCCGAAAATGAGGGGAATCAGGATGAGAAGAACGACCAAAATCTCCAGGGTCGCCTGGCCGCGGAGGAACTGTTGATTCCGGCGGAGACGCGCCTCCGAAAAGGGAAACCGGCCCCGGCTTTTCCGGAACCCGGTTTTGCATTCTTGGAAGCCGGCCCTACTTGCCATGCCGTTCCCTCAAACTCACCATTCCGGATCGTTCATCTGGGTGTAGGTTTCTTGAATATTATTCTTAATGGATCCCTGGACCGCGAGCAAAGCCGCTCCAACCAGCCCGACCAACAGGACGGCCAGGACGACGTATTCGACCATGCTTGCTCCGCGCGACCTGCGGATCATCGGGCCATTCCTTTCCGCGCAACTTCAAAACGCCGTTTCATTCTACGGCGGATTGATGGAGTTGTTGAGGTTGTTGAAACTCGAGGCCAATGTTTGGAACAGCGCATAGACCGAAACGCCGACGACGCCGAGGACGATCACGACCCCGACGATCCATTCCACCAGATCGGCCCCTCTGCGGTCCGCAAGCATGTCCGCTCTTTCCTACCCCGGAATCCTCAATCGGATGGATGGCCCTCCCGCTTGCGGCGGCCACCCATCCGACATAAGGGCTTTTCCCTATGGAGACCCACCTGCGCTTTATCGCAAACGGATGGGCATCCGCCGGACCGCTATTTACGGGCCGACGTTAAGGTTGCCGATCCAGCCTTCGACCGCGCCCGCTCGATTGCTGGTGGTTGCGGCGATGCCCATCGCCGCCGCGCCGAGCACGGCCACGACGACGACCACCACCACGATCCATTCCACCAGGCTGGCACCTCTCTGCTTTCTCGTGAACATGGCTTTGTCTCCTTTCTATCACCGGATCGCTTCCGGCGCAATCATGAATGCTGCTTTTTTCCTAGTTTCCTTCCCGATTGGGCCCATCGTAGCAGGAAATTTCTGTAGGAAAGTAAACTCTCCGTATAAAACCTGAAGAATAGCCTTTTTTCGGGCTTAAAAACTACCAAAAAAGGTCACCCCCTCCAAGCTGGCGATCGTCCGGGCCACCACCGGCAGAACCCAGGCGGCCAGCGCCGGTCCGAGGATCAGCGGGGCGACGACCACCACCAAGCGGGTGGGGATCCGCTGAAGTTCCTCGCGGATCTCGGTGTCCATCTCGTCGGTGACGCGCGAGATCGACTGCGACACGGCCTCGTCGAGGTTGAGCATCCCGTCGCGGGCGGCTTCCGCCCGGCCGGCGACGTCCGAGATCCAGCGGCTGCCGGTGTCGTCGGCGATGTGCCGCAGGACCTGGACCCCGTTCTCCTGGCTCGACAGCCTCCGCCGCAGAAGGCGGCCCAGGTTGGGCGGGCCGTACTGCGCCACCGCCTGAAGCGCCGGACGCAGGGTCCCGCCCGAAGAGAGTTGCAGGCGCAGTTCCACCAGGAACTGCCGAATCTCGTTTCCGGCTTCGCGCCTTTTCTGCCGCAGAACCCAGCGCCGGACGAGGACCGGGAACAACAGCACCCCGAAGGCCGCCGGCTGGAACGACATCCCCTCCAGCGCGAACCACAGCATAACCACGGCCGGGGCGGTGATCAGGTAGGCCGTCAGCCAGGGAAATTCCACATCCATCCAAAATCCGGGCTTGCGCGCGGCCTCCGCCCGCGCCGCCATCGCCGAGGCGCGGCTGAGGATCCCCTGGGGCTTCCGCAGCCAATGGAAAACCTCCAGCAGCAAGTGGAAGGCGCTGAACAGGATCAGGGAAAGCCCGACGCCCATGAAGATGAACAACAGCCAGGAGAAAACCCGGATCGACATCAGGCTTCCTCCAGGTAGCGGACTTCGTTTTCCCCGATCACCGTGCCGATGATCCCCATCCCCACCAGGAGCATGTACACCACCCGGTTGCCGATCGTCCCGGTGTAGTAGACCCTCCAGGAGGGGATCAGCACCACGGCGACCAGGCTGAGGATCAGCACCACCTGCAGGATGGTGATCGTCGCGGATTCCAGGGTCAGATCCCGGCGAACGCGCTGCTGCAGTTCGCGGCGGGATTCGGTGTCTTTGCGGAGCTGGGAGAGCAGATCAAGAAACACCTCCGGCGAGGCGAATCCCGCGCGCATCAGCACGCCGGCGAATCGGCGCGCGACCGGATGCGGAACGGCCACCAGGTCGCGGAAGGGGTTCCCGACGTCCTGCAGTTTCAGGCGCGTGGCGGTGCCGGCCGCCGCGTCCTTCAACAATCCCTTGGGCAATTGGTCGGCGGCCTCGGAAAGGGCCGTGGCGACGGAATTCCGCAATGGGTAACGGGAGACGAATTGCAGGATCAGCATCTCGAGCTCGTCGGTCAGCTGGTTGTAGAACCGGCGGCTCATCCGGGCGAACAACGCCGAGGAGACCACCGCTCCGACGACGATGATGATCGGCGAGAGCATCCAATCCCACACCCACACCGCCAAGACCGTCGCGACCAGGATCGGCAACGGATAGCGGAGGACGGCCAGCAAGGTGATGCTCAGAAAATTTTTCCCGTACCGGGTTTGGGCCGCCTTGGGGGAACGGGCTTCCTTGGCGATTTCCTGCAGGCGGCGGGCGCGCGGCCGGAGGGTGCGGATCAACCAATCCCAAATCCCAAAAACCATGTCCTCCAGCAGGAGGGACAGGCTGTGGCCGAAGAGGAAGAACCCGATCGCCAGGGCGGCGGCGCCCGCCGCCAGGATCAGGTACGGGCTGTACCTCATGATTCCGACTCCAGGTTTTCCCCCGCGATCTGCTTCCAGGCTTTGCCGAAAAGACTCTCGTCCGCCCCTTCCACACCCCGGTAAAGCGTCCGGAGGACGTAGTTCCCGTTCTCGTCGATGTCTTCCAAATGGGTGATTTCGGCCACGAAGCGGTCGATCGCCCGCGGATCCTTGGGGTTGGCCGCCTGCGACATCAACACCACCAGGTCGATTCCGCTGACCACCATCTCGCGGACGGCGCGCATGTTCAATCCCTCCTGGGCCGAGAGCGCCAGGTCCTCCAGGCGGCGCAGGGCGGCGCCCACCGATCCGCCGTGGAGGGTGGTGAAGGCTTTGCGCCCCAGGTTGGCCGCCCGCAGGAACTGCAGGGCCTCGCCCGGGGAAACCACCTCGCCGAGGATGATCGCCCGCGGGTTGGCGCGGGTGTAGACGATATTCAACACTTCGTCCATCGTGATCCGCCGGGTGTCGCCGGGAAGCAGTTCGGCCGGGGCGATGGCCCGCATCGAAAACGCCTCCGGCCGCATCTTGATCTCGCGGAACGTCTCCAGCACCGCCACCGGATCACCGACCGGGAAATAATCGCTGAGGGCGTTGAAGATCGTGGTCTTGCCGGAGCTGAACGGGCCGGCGAAGACCACGCTGCCGGCCAGGGTCGCCATCACCCAGGCCAGGTAGCGCGCCATCGGGGAGGTTTGCTCTTTCACCTTGCGGCGCAGGTCCGCGTCGCGGATATCCTCCAGCGATCCGCTGACCAGCGGCAGGTGGCGCTTGAAGGTTCCCACCCGCTCCAGGTCTTCCAAGCCGCGCATATTGCGGCCGAAACAGCGGATGTTCACCACCGGCGAGTCGCTGAGTGGCGGAAGCAGAGCCGTGAATCGCTCCCCACCCGGCAGATCCACCAACAGGGTGAGGTTCAGCGGGCTGAGGGGTTTGCCGGTGGCGTCCGCCACCCGGCGGATCATTTGTTCGAAATAGGAGGCGGGAGCCAGCGCGCCCAGGTGCTCCAGCCGGCCGTTGCGCTCGACCGCCACCTTGTCCCCGCGGACGTAGATTTCCTCCACCCCCTCCAACCGCAGGAAGGGCTGGAGGATTCCGACCCCGGTCAAGGCGTCGCACAGCCGGGTGGCGATGTCGTTCAGCTCGGCCTGGGGTACGGCGGAGATCAGGATTCCGCGGACGGCGTCGAAGAATTTCTGGCGCGATTCGGGTGAATCGTCGCGCCAATCAGGCGGACGGATTTTACGGTAGGCCAGATTCTCCTGAACCTCGGGAAGCACCTTGCGGTCGATCTCCCGCAGGCCGAACGTTTCATCCTTCAGCATGCTGCCTCTCGATGCCCTCGCAATGCCTTACTCCGGAATGGGAGCCAGCGTCACCCACATCACGGCATGGCCCCGGATTTCAGCCATCAGGTTCAGCAGGGCGTCGCGCTGTTCGGGCGTGACCGCCAGTATCAGAACGTGAGCCGGTATCATGCGTCCGGTGCTGGTCATCCCCGCCGGACTGCCGTCGTCCCCCAGCACCATCACCACCGGGACGTTCTCGACGATCAGGGTCACCGGCTCGTCGATCGGGGAGTCCGAGCCGATCGGGATGACCTGCTCGCCGGGCGGGATGATCCGGTAGATGTTCACCTTCTCCCCCACCATCACCTGAC includes the following:
- a CDS encoding prepilin-type N-terminal cleavage/methylation domain-containing protein, with the translated sequence MFTRKQRGASLVEWIVVVVVVVAVLGAAAMGIAATTSNRAGAVEGWIGNLNVGP
- a CDS encoding type II secretion system F family protein → MSIRVFSWLLFIFMGVGLSLILFSAFHLLLEVFHWLRKPQGILSRASAMAARAEAARKPGFWMDVEFPWLTAYLITAPAVVMLWFALEGMSFQPAAFGVLLFPVLVRRWVLRQKRREAGNEIRQFLVELRLQLSSGGTLRPALQAVAQYGPPNLGRLLRRRLSSQENGVQVLRHIADDTGSRWISDVAGRAEAARDGMLNLDEAVSQSISRVTDEMDTEIREELQRIPTRLVVVVAPLILGPALAAWVLPVVARTIASLEGVTFFGSF
- a CDS encoding CpaF family protein; the encoded protein is MLKDETFGLREIDRKVLPEVQENLAYRKIRPPDWRDDSPESRQKFFDAVRGILISAVPQAELNDIATRLCDALTGVGILQPFLRLEGVEEIYVRGDKVAVERNGRLEHLGALAPASYFEQMIRRVADATGKPLSPLNLTLLVDLPGGERFTALLPPLSDSPVVNIRCFGRNMRGLEDLERVGTFKRHLPLVSGSLEDIRDADLRRKVKEQTSPMARYLAWVMATLAGSVVFAGPFSSGKTTIFNALSDYFPVGDPVAVLETFREIKMRPEAFSMRAIAPAELLPGDTRRITMDEVLNIVYTRANPRAIILGEVVSPGEALQFLRAANLGRKAFTTLHGGSVGAALRRLEDLALSAQEGLNMRAVREMVVSGIDLVVLMSQAANPKDPRAIDRFVAEITHLEDIDENGNYVLRTLYRGVEGADESLFGKAWKQIAGENLESES